A single window of Syntrophotalea acetylenica DNA harbors:
- a CDS encoding efflux RND transporter periplasmic adaptor subunit — MVRIIRTNKVCLGLLLAALSLTTGCREKNTFVAPPPPAVTVAFPQRKDITHYAQYSGQTHAVESVEIRARVEGYLEKIHFNDADFVKQGQLLFTIDPKPYQARLDEARANLATRQAELRLAEATLKRKQSAFEDQAVSEVEVIEAQALRDQAAAAIDAARAAIETARLDLSYTQVRSAISGRIGRRFVDVGNLVGATEKTLLATIVNISPVYVYFNVNERDFLEFEKCRRLNVPGNGSSAVFLGLSSDKDFPFQGKVDFTDNRVDPETGTILMRGVFDNPEGCLLPGLFARVRMPIRIEKMAMVVPEAALGIDQQGHFLLAVSDNNTVEYKPVQVGPEIDGMRVIDSGISDKDRIVVKGLQRARPGGQVSPEEETQAPVDSQSTARE, encoded by the coding sequence ATGGTCAGGATTATCAGAACGAACAAAGTCTGTTTGGGGTTACTGCTGGCGGCCCTGTCACTTACGACCGGATGCCGTGAGAAAAACACTTTTGTCGCTCCGCCGCCTCCCGCGGTTACGGTGGCTTTTCCTCAGAGGAAAGACATTACCCACTACGCCCAGTATTCCGGACAGACCCATGCTGTGGAATCGGTGGAAATCCGGGCCAGGGTGGAGGGCTATCTTGAAAAGATTCATTTCAATGACGCCGACTTCGTCAAACAGGGCCAGCTCCTGTTTACCATCGACCCCAAGCCTTATCAGGCCCGGCTTGACGAGGCCCGGGCGAACCTGGCGACCCGCCAGGCCGAGCTGCGGCTGGCTGAAGCGACCCTGAAACGCAAGCAAAGCGCGTTTGAGGATCAGGCGGTGAGTGAAGTGGAAGTGATCGAAGCTCAGGCATTGCGGGATCAGGCCGCGGCAGCTATTGACGCGGCACGTGCCGCCATAGAGACCGCCCGGCTTGATCTTTCCTATACCCAGGTCCGCTCTGCCATCAGCGGTCGCATAGGCCGGCGGTTTGTGGATGTCGGCAATCTGGTCGGAGCGACTGAAAAAACCCTGTTGGCCACCATTGTCAACATCAGTCCCGTATACGTCTATTTCAATGTTAACGAACGGGACTTTCTGGAATTCGAAAAATGCCGCCGTTTGAATGTTCCGGGTAATGGTAGCTCGGCTGTGTTTCTCGGGCTGTCAAGCGATAAGGACTTCCCCTTTCAGGGCAAGGTGGATTTTACGGATAACCGGGTCGATCCGGAAACCGGCACCATTTTGATGCGCGGCGTTTTCGACAATCCGGAGGGCTGCCTTCTTCCGGGCCTGTTCGCCCGGGTGCGTATGCCGATACGCATTGAAAAAATGGCTATGGTGGTACCGGAGGCAGCCTTGGGAATTGATCAGCAGGGACATTTTCTACTCGCCGTCAGCGATAACAATACGGTCGAGTACAAGCCGGTCCAGGTGGGCCCCGAAATTGACGGTATGCGCGTTATCGATAGCGGAATCAGCGATAAAGACCGGATTGTCGTCAAAGGTTTGCAGCGGGCCCGGCCCGGTGGGCAGGTCAGCCCGGAGGAAGAGACCCAGGCCCCGGTCGACAGCCAATCAACGGCCAGGGAATAA
- a CDS encoding TetR family transcriptional regulator, giving the protein MARKTREESEQTRQDILNVALDLFHARGYARTTLEQIARGAGVTRGAIYWHFKDKVDLFLGLKEDVERSTETRLEDLLLRTVNELSDMRDNLLRLFRCLENDERARKYFELIFFRAEYTEELQPIMDQFRLKLQRLEQKDAEDFARLQQAGIIAARHDGAQIALALRCLVLGLLHTWLINVDEFQIVRKGGELIEQYLESLRG; this is encoded by the coding sequence ATGGCCCGCAAAACCAGAGAAGAATCGGAACAGACCCGCCAGGATATCCTGAACGTGGCGCTGGATCTGTTTCATGCCAGGGGATATGCCCGCACCACCCTGGAGCAGATTGCCCGCGGCGCCGGCGTCACCCGTGGCGCCATCTACTGGCATTTCAAGGACAAGGTGGATCTTTTTCTGGGACTGAAGGAAGATGTCGAGCGTTCCACCGAGACCCGTCTGGAGGATCTGCTGCTGCGCACGGTGAATGAATTGTCCGATATGCGCGACAACCTGCTGCGTCTGTTCAGGTGTCTCGAAAACGACGAACGGGCCCGTAAATATTTCGAACTGATTTTTTTTCGGGCGGAATATACCGAGGAGCTGCAGCCGATCATGGATCAGTTTCGCCTGAAATTGCAGCGCCTGGAACAAAAAGACGCCGAAGATTTCGCCCGCCTGCAGCAGGCAGGCATCATTGCGGCGCGGCACGATGGCGCGCAAATCGCGTTAGCCTTGCGTTGTCTGGTCCTTGGCCTTCTGCATACCTGGCTGATCAATGTTGACGAGTTTCAGATTGTCCGCAAGGGCGGCGAACTGATTGAGCAGTACCTGGAAAGCCTGCGGGGATAA
- the miaA gene encoding tRNA (adenosine(37)-N6)-dimethylallyltransferase MiaA, whose translation MSCNLLVILGPTASGKTRLGIAAAQALGGEIISADSRQVFRGMDIGTGKDLAEYGEIPRHLIDIRDAGGEFSVFDFQEEFCSAYHDIRERGRLPVLIGGTGLYLDCVLRNYRLLRVPENPALRAALAPLNMEQLAVRLKALKPAQHNTTDLTDRDRMLRAIEIAEGELAAGEAHVALPELKPLVFGLHWERQTLRRRITERLRQRLDEGLIDEVRGLLNRGVDHRTLEHYGLEYRMVSCHLRGELNRNDMFQKLNSAIHQFAKRQDTWFRRMERQGIAIHWLEGSADPLQALLRIHRNA comes from the coding sequence ATGTCCTGCAACCTGCTTGTGATCCTCGGCCCCACCGCTTCCGGCAAAACCCGCCTGGGCATAGCGGCGGCCCAGGCGCTGGGCGGCGAAATCATTTCCGCCGATTCGCGCCAGGTGTTCCGCGGCATGGATATCGGCACCGGCAAGGACCTCGCCGAATATGGCGAAATTCCCCGGCACCTCATCGACATCCGCGATGCCGGAGGGGAGTTTTCCGTTTTCGACTTTCAGGAGGAGTTCTGCAGCGCCTACCATGATATTCGCGAACGCGGGCGATTACCCGTGCTGATCGGCGGCACCGGCCTGTATCTCGACTGTGTGCTGCGCAACTACCGTCTGCTCAGGGTTCCGGAAAATCCGGCCTTGCGCGCGGCGCTGGCCCCTTTGAACATGGAGCAGCTGGCGGTTCGGCTCAAAGCTTTAAAGCCGGCACAGCACAACACCACCGACCTGACCGACCGCGACCGTATGCTGCGCGCCATCGAAATTGCCGAGGGAGAACTGGCTGCCGGCGAGGCGCATGTGGCCCTGCCCGAACTGAAACCCCTGGTATTCGGTCTGCACTGGGAACGGCAGACATTGCGGCGCCGGATTACCGAGCGACTCAGGCAACGCCTCGACGAGGGCCTCATCGATGAAGTCAGGGGACTGCTGAACCGCGGCGTTGACCACCGGACGCTGGAACATTACGGCCTGGAGTACCGGATGGTTTCGTGCCACCTGCGTGGAGAACTCAACCGCAACGACATGTTTCAGAAACTCAACAGCGCCATCCATCAGTTCGCCAAACGTCAGGACACCTGGTTTCGCCGCATGGAACGCCAGGGAATCGCGATCCACTGGCTGGAGGGTAGCGCGGACCCCCTGCAGGCACTGCTGCGAATCCATCGTAACGCCTGA
- the pcnB gene encoding polynucleotide adenylyltransferase PcnB: MNDQISTTDVGEQPPVILPRDQHPISRKHINEHTLKVLYRLRSKGFTAYLVGGGVRDLLLGRRPKDFDVATDATPEQVKRLFRNCFLVGRRFRLAHVRFAGDYVVEVATFRRQPRSEELPDDPSEHFFFTENVFGSPREDAFRRDFTINGLFYNIENFSVVDHVGGLEDLDARRLRVIGDPLVRFTEDPVRMLRALEFGARLGFTLDQGIREAIYLRGPLIAEAAPARIREEVLELFRHAVAGPVFREAQAMGLLSHLLAGYEADEETFALLECLDRRTAEGVPVEEHQVLATLFLSRYRHALQTQGEGSITDALRLANLLLTPLCAYFRIAHGTRSRARDLLIGFYRMMRGRGRRGETRFLRHAGAPQALDFFALWCAATQSHADLLAEWQKAFEKAGAPPADGARQGAARRRPRRRPRRRPAKPAAGPE; encoded by the coding sequence ATGAATGATCAAATCAGTACCACGGATGTCGGCGAACAACCTCCCGTCATTCTGCCCCGGGATCAGCATCCCATTTCCCGCAAGCATATCAACGAGCACACACTGAAGGTGCTGTACCGCCTGCGCAGTAAGGGGTTTACAGCCTATCTGGTCGGAGGGGGGGTGCGCGACCTGCTCCTGGGTCGGCGACCCAAGGATTTTGACGTAGCTACCGATGCCACGCCCGAGCAGGTCAAGCGGCTGTTTCGCAACTGTTTTCTGGTGGGCAGGCGTTTCCGCCTGGCGCACGTGCGGTTTGCCGGCGATTATGTCGTGGAGGTTGCAACGTTCCGGCGACAGCCACGTTCCGAAGAACTCCCCGACGATCCGTCCGAGCACTTCTTTTTTACGGAAAACGTGTTCGGCAGCCCGCGGGAAGACGCCTTTCGACGCGATTTTACCATCAACGGCCTGTTCTACAACATCGAGAACTTTTCCGTCGTGGATCATGTCGGTGGCCTCGAAGATCTCGACGCCCGGCGACTGCGGGTCATTGGTGACCCTCTGGTGCGGTTCACCGAAGATCCGGTGCGCATGCTGCGGGCCCTGGAATTCGGGGCACGGCTCGGGTTTACCCTGGATCAAGGCATTCGGGAAGCCATCTACCTGCGCGGACCCCTGATTGCAGAAGCCGCACCGGCCCGCATCCGTGAGGAAGTTCTGGAACTGTTTCGCCATGCGGTGGCCGGACCGGTATTCCGCGAGGCCCAGGCCATGGGCCTGTTATCCCATCTGCTTGCCGGATACGAGGCCGACGAGGAAACCTTTGCCCTGCTTGAATGCCTGGACCGGCGTACTGCCGAAGGCGTGCCGGTCGAGGAGCATCAGGTGCTGGCCACCCTGTTTCTGTCGCGCTACCGCCATGCTTTGCAAACACAGGGCGAGGGCAGCATCACCGATGCCCTGCGTCTGGCCAATCTGCTGCTGACCCCGCTGTGTGCCTACTTTCGCATCGCTCATGGCACCCGGTCCCGCGCCCGGGATTTGCTGATCGGCTTCTATCGCATGATGCGGGGCCGCGGTCGCAGGGGGGAGACACGCTTTTTACGTCATGCCGGGGCGCCCCAGGCCCTGGATTTTTTTGCTCTGTGGTGCGCGGCCACGCAATCCCATGCCGATTTGCTGGCAGAATGGCAAAAAGCCTTCGAAAAAGCCGGCGCGCCACCTGCGGACGGCGCCAGGCAAGGCGCCGCCCGTCGCCGTCCGCGCAGGCGGCCGCGCCGCCGTCCCGCGAAACCGGCAGCCGGGCCGGAATAG
- a CDS encoding efflux RND transporter permease subunit, with product MFSGFFIRRPIFACVLSIVIVIVGLVAARTLPIDRYPEISPPTVRVTANYPGANAKVLAETVAQPIEEQINGVEGMLYMSSTSTNSGVYSLTVTFEIGTDLDMAQVMVQNRVAVAEPSLPEEVRRLGITTRKQSTNILQFISLISPDESLDTTFLSNYATLRIKDELSRVKGVGDVQVFGARDYSMRVWLDPDKLRARGLATTDVVGALQEQNVQVAAGQIGEPPAPSGQSFQYTINTKGRLRSAEEFEQVVVKTGAGGKLTRLRDVAKVELGAKTYADFAQLRGKPAVAIGIYQLPGSNALEVASLVEAKMEELAASFPKGMSYVVPFDTTDFIDRSINEVVQTLLIAVLLVFLTIFIFLQDWRATLIPALTIPVSLIGTLAVMAGLGISINLLSLFGIVLAIGVVVDDAIVVVENVVRNIDDHGLSPREATLRAMQEVTGPVIATTLVLLAVFVPTAFLGGITGQLYRQFALTISTATVFSSINALTLSPALCAVFLRPTRGVHHWFFRWFDWTFDRTCKLYERSLGVLVRRAAITLVLFAVLAAASFWGYLRLPTGFVPTEDQGYCIVNVQLPDAAALERTGNVLEQMNQRLETLQGIKSWVSIAGFSIVDMAASPNVASIFVQFTPWEERTAPHLSMNAIIGQLWQISGDIQEAQIIAFAPPAIQGLGFAGGFLMEIQDRGGVGFSALQQMTEEMVATANAQAQIDRAYTTFRANVPQLYVDVDRTQAKSLDVPLSNVFGTLQAYLGSYYVNDFNLFGRTYQVKVQADSQFRNRPEDIGRLEVRDNEGRMIPLGTMLSARNMVGPQLVRRYNMYPSAAINGQATAGYSTGNALSLMEDLAGATLPDTMGYEWTGMSYQEKTTADEALYIFLLAVVFVYLVLCAQYESWSCPLAIILSVPLGLLGTVAAVVMRGMEINVYSQIGIVLLIALASKSAILIVEFAKIRREQGDDIVAAAMLAARLRFRAVLMTALTFVLGMFPLVIASGAGAASRQALGTAVFGGMLSATVLLVLFVPVFYVVIQRASEKLRARWLGWKDNSQ from the coding sequence ATGTTCAGCGGGTTTTTTATACGGCGACCTATTTTCGCCTGCGTCCTTTCCATTGTCATCGTCATTGTGGGCCTGGTTGCAGCCCGAACCCTGCCCATTGACCGCTATCCTGAAATTTCTCCGCCTACGGTGCGCGTCACCGCGAATTATCCCGGAGCCAACGCCAAAGTACTTGCGGAAACGGTTGCCCAGCCTATCGAGGAACAGATCAATGGCGTCGAAGGCATGCTCTATATGTCCAGCACTTCGACCAACAGCGGTGTCTACAGTCTGACGGTAACCTTCGAGATCGGCACTGATCTCGATATGGCCCAGGTCATGGTGCAGAACCGGGTGGCGGTGGCCGAACCCTCTCTTCCGGAAGAAGTAAGGCGGCTGGGCATTACCACCCGCAAGCAATCAACCAATATTCTGCAATTCATTTCCCTGATTTCCCCGGATGAAAGTCTCGATACAACCTTTCTCAGCAATTACGCCACACTGCGCATCAAGGACGAGCTGAGCCGGGTCAAAGGCGTCGGGGACGTACAGGTGTTTGGCGCCAGGGATTACAGCATGCGCGTCTGGCTCGATCCCGACAAGCTGCGGGCGCGCGGGCTGGCCACCACCGATGTGGTGGGGGCACTGCAGGAGCAGAACGTCCAGGTGGCAGCGGGCCAGATCGGTGAACCGCCGGCACCTTCCGGGCAGAGTTTTCAGTACACCATCAACACCAAGGGGCGTTTGCGCAGCGCCGAAGAATTCGAGCAGGTTGTTGTCAAAACCGGCGCCGGAGGTAAACTGACCCGCTTGCGGGATGTTGCCAAGGTAGAGCTGGGAGCCAAAACCTATGCCGACTTTGCCCAGTTGAGAGGCAAACCGGCTGTCGCCATCGGTATCTACCAACTCCCGGGCTCCAACGCTCTGGAGGTGGCATCCCTGGTGGAAGCCAAAATGGAAGAGCTGGCCGCTTCTTTTCCCAAGGGGATGTCCTACGTCGTTCCCTTCGATACCACCGATTTTATTGACCGTTCCATCAACGAAGTGGTTCAGACCCTGCTCATTGCCGTACTGCTGGTGTTTCTGACCATCTTTATTTTCCTCCAGGACTGGCGCGCGACCCTGATCCCCGCATTGACTATTCCGGTGTCTCTGATCGGCACTTTGGCGGTCATGGCAGGATTGGGCATCAGCATCAACCTGCTTTCCCTGTTCGGTATTGTCCTGGCTATCGGAGTTGTCGTTGACGACGCCATTGTGGTGGTGGAAAACGTGGTGCGCAACATCGATGATCACGGACTTTCTCCCCGCGAGGCCACATTGCGCGCCATGCAGGAGGTTACCGGCCCGGTTATTGCCACGACTCTGGTGCTGCTGGCCGTATTTGTGCCGACGGCCTTTCTGGGAGGCATTACCGGGCAGCTTTACCGGCAGTTTGCCCTGACCATCTCCACGGCCACGGTCTTCAGTTCCATTAATGCCCTGACGTTGAGCCCGGCCCTGTGCGCCGTTTTCCTGCGGCCGACCCGCGGGGTGCACCACTGGTTTTTCCGCTGGTTCGACTGGACCTTTGATCGGACCTGCAAACTTTATGAGCGCAGCCTCGGCGTTCTGGTGCGCCGTGCGGCGATTACCCTGGTGCTTTTTGCCGTTCTGGCTGCTGCTTCGTTCTGGGGTTATCTGCGCCTGCCTACCGGATTCGTTCCGACGGAAGATCAGGGCTACTGTATTGTCAATGTTCAGTTGCCGGACGCAGCTGCCCTTGAACGCACCGGAAATGTTCTGGAGCAGATGAACCAGCGATTGGAAACCCTGCAGGGCATAAAAAGCTGGGTGTCCATTGCAGGTTTTTCCATTGTCGATATGGCAGCCTCTCCCAATGTCGCATCCATTTTTGTGCAGTTCACGCCATGGGAGGAGCGCACCGCCCCCCATCTGAGCATGAATGCGATTATCGGACAATTGTGGCAAATATCCGGAGATATTCAGGAAGCGCAGATTATTGCCTTTGCCCCGCCAGCTATTCAGGGGCTGGGATTTGCCGGCGGATTTCTCATGGAAATTCAGGATCGTGGCGGAGTCGGTTTTTCTGCCCTGCAGCAGATGACAGAAGAAATGGTCGCGACCGCCAATGCTCAGGCGCAGATCGACCGGGCGTATACAACGTTTCGGGCCAATGTGCCGCAGTTATATGTGGATGTCGACCGAACCCAGGCAAAAAGCCTGGACGTACCCCTGAGCAATGTGTTTGGTACGCTGCAGGCTTACCTTGGTTCCTACTATGTCAACGATTTCAATTTGTTTGGCCGCACCTACCAGGTCAAGGTGCAGGCTGACAGCCAGTTTCGCAATCGACCGGAAGATATCGGCCGACTGGAAGTCCGCGACAACGAAGGGCGTATGATTCCCCTCGGCACCATGTTGTCGGCACGCAACATGGTCGGTCCGCAACTGGTGCGCCGCTATAACATGTACCCCTCGGCAGCCATCAACGGGCAGGCGACTGCCGGCTACAGCACTGGCAATGCGTTGTCACTGATGGAAGATCTGGCAGGGGCAACCCTCCCTGACACCATGGGATATGAGTGGACCGGCATGTCCTACCAGGAAAAAACCACCGCCGACGAGGCTCTGTATATCTTTCTGCTGGCTGTGGTGTTTGTCTATCTGGTGCTCTGCGCCCAGTACGAAAGCTGGTCCTGTCCGCTGGCCATTATCCTGTCGGTGCCGCTTGGCCTGCTTGGGACTGTCGCGGCGGTTGTGATGCGTGGCATGGAGATCAACGTCTACAGCCAGATCGGTATAGTGCTGCTCATCGCACTGGCTTCCAAGTCGGCTATTCTCATCGTCGAGTTCGCAAAAATCAGACGCGAGCAAGGCGACGACATTGTTGCTGCGGCCATGCTGGCGGCCCGCTTGCGTTTTCGTGCCGTACTCATGACCGCCCTGACCTTTGTTCTGGGCATGTTCCCGCTGGTCATCGCTAGCGGCGCGGGGGCCGCCAGCCGGCAGGCGCTCGGCACGGCGGTGTTCGGCGGCATGTTGTCGGCCACCGTATTGCTGGTGCTTTTCGTCCCGGTGTTTTACGTGGTTATCCAGAGGGCCAGCGAAAAATTGCGCGCCAGATGGCTGGGCTGGAAAGACAATAGCCAATAG
- a CDS encoding glycosyltransferase, whose product MPLPRPVHDYLRKRAATAPWHIEGTARRNYRGAIVIPALAESESLFATLDSLQSGPAALRDEFLLLVVVNHRRNASASEVTDNLCTLRKLATAAETLPHLGWVDAASPGRELPDKTGGVGLARKIGLDMALQRLDWAQTPILANLDADTLVRADYLTALCAHFANSQPGAAVVPFCHRPADDPQQQRGIVAYELYQRGHVLGLQLAGSPYAFHTVGSTMACRALDYVRAGGMNRRQAGEDFYFLQQLAKITGVRRVPGTVVYPSARFSRRTPFGTGRSVAQLAADTAPPRLYYDPRCYAVLNDWLRLAAQDTRENPAELLVRAAGIHEQLVEFLRLEGIEAVWPRLYRNHRDQSNRLAALHGWFDGLKSTRLIHHLTRTVWPRQTAARALPPLMLRAGYPAPVDAESQLAVLRNHQIGPACTDCGLPVTSTCCRVPR is encoded by the coding sequence ATGCCGCTTCCCAGGCCTGTACACGATTATCTTCGGAAACGCGCAGCAACCGCCCCCTGGCACATTGAGGGCACCGCGCGCAGGAACTATCGTGGTGCCATCGTGATCCCCGCCCTGGCTGAAAGTGAAAGCCTGTTCGCCACCCTCGACAGTCTGCAGTCCGGTCCGGCGGCGCTGCGTGATGAATTCCTGCTGCTGGTTGTAGTCAATCACCGCCGCAACGCATCCGCGAGCGAAGTCACGGACAACCTTTGCACACTGCGCAAACTGGCCACTGCCGCTGAAACCCTCCCGCATCTCGGGTGGGTCGATGCCGCCTCTCCTGGAAGGGAGCTGCCCGACAAAACCGGCGGGGTCGGCTTGGCACGGAAGATCGGCCTCGATATGGCCCTGCAACGCCTGGACTGGGCGCAAACGCCGATTCTGGCAAACCTCGACGCCGACACCCTGGTGCGGGCCGATTACCTGACGGCGCTGTGCGCGCACTTTGCGAACAGCCAGCCGGGCGCGGCCGTCGTGCCCTTCTGCCACCGCCCGGCCGACGACCCACAGCAACAGCGCGGCATCGTCGCCTACGAACTGTACCAGCGCGGGCACGTTCTTGGCCTGCAACTGGCTGGGTCACCCTATGCCTTTCATACCGTCGGCAGCACCATGGCCTGCCGGGCGCTGGACTATGTGCGGGCCGGCGGCATGAATCGCCGGCAAGCCGGCGAAGACTTTTATTTTCTCCAGCAACTGGCGAAAATCACCGGGGTTCGCCGCGTGCCGGGCACGGTGGTCTATCCGTCGGCGAGATTTTCCCGGCGCACGCCCTTCGGCACCGGGCGCAGCGTGGCGCAGCTTGCGGCGGACACGGCGCCGCCGCGTTTATATTACGATCCCCGCTGTTATGCGGTCTTGAACGACTGGCTGCGCCTCGCCGCGCAGGACACAAGGGAAAATCCGGCCGAACTGCTGGTCCGGGCGGCCGGCATTCATGAACAGCTGGTGGAGTTTCTGCGCCTGGAAGGCATTGAAGCGGTCTGGCCCAGGCTGTACCGCAACCACCGTGACCAGAGCAATCGCCTGGCCGCCCTGCATGGCTGGTTCGATGGCCTGAAAAGCACCCGGCTGATCCACCATCTGACCAGAACCGTCTGGCCGCGGCAAACGGCTGCCCGGGCCTTGCCGCCACTGATGCTCCGGGCGGGGTACCCGGCCCCGGTCGACGCCGAGTCCCAATTGGCGGTACTGCGAAACCATCAGATTGGCCCGGCCTGCACCGATTGCGGCTTGCCTGTGACATCGACTTGCTGTAGGGTGCCCCGGTAG
- a CDS encoding PilZ domain-containing protein → MSTETLARTAARRRYLPSPLLVLRSASPAHGRVFFGYARNISRSGLYISTVNPRQPGSRFHLEVPIPPLGRCVSCVCEVVWKRDFSPACPYDPGMGMKFIDLDEDIARIIDGWVIQQEMVSAES, encoded by the coding sequence ATGTCCACGGAAACCCTTGCCCGAACCGCGGCGCGTCGCAGATATCTGCCCAGCCCCCTGCTGGTGTTGCGCAGCGCCAGTCCTGCCCATGGCAGGGTCTTCTTCGGCTATGCCCGCAACATCAGCCGCAGCGGCCTGTATATCAGCACCGTCAACCCGCGGCAGCCAGGCAGCCGCTTTCACCTCGAGGTGCCGATTCCACCGCTGGGCCGTTGCGTCAGCTGTGTTTGCGAAGTGGTGTGGAAACGCGACTTCAGCCCTGCCTGTCCCTACGATCCCGGCATGGGCATGAAGTTCATCGACCTGGATGAAGACATTGCCCGGATTATCGATGGCTGGGTCATCCAGCAGGAGATGGTGTCGGCCGAAAGCTGA